The Siniperca chuatsi isolate FFG_IHB_CAS linkage group LG12, ASM2008510v1, whole genome shotgun sequence genome has a segment encoding these proteins:
- the LOC122885884 gene encoding gamma-crystallin M2-like, protein MGKIIFYEDKNFQGRSYECSNDCTDLHSYFSRCNSIRVESGCFMIYERPNFMGHQYFMRRGEYPDYQRWMGFSSCIRSCRMIPVYRGSYRLRIYEKPDFSGHMMEFMDDCPCVSDRFHHRHVYSCNVMNGYWIFYEYPNYRGRQYFLRTGEYRRYRDWCATCAIVGSFRRVTEF, encoded by the exons ATGGGCAAG ATTATCTTTTACGAGGACAAGAACTTCCAGGGTCGGAGCTATGAGTGCAGCAATGACTGCACGGACCTTCACTCGTACTTCAGCCGCTGCAACTCCATCAGGGTGGAGAGCGGCTGCTTCATGATCTATGAGCGACCCAACTTCATGGGCCACCAGTACTTCATGAGGAGGGGAGAGTATCCAGACTACCAGAGGTGGATGGGCTTCAGTAGCTGTATTCGCTCCTGTCGGATGATTCCAGTG TATCGAGGCTCCTACAGATTGCGCATCTATGAGAAGCCCGACTTCAGCGGTCACATGATGGAGTTCATGGATGACTGTCCCTGTGTGTCTGACCGTTTCCATCACCGCCACGTCTACTCCTGTAATGTTATGAATGGCTACTGGATCTTCTATGAGTACCCCAACTACAGAGGCAGGCAGTACTTCCTGAGAACTGGGGAGTACAGGAGGTACCGCGACTGGTGCGCCACCTGCGCCATCGTCGGCTCCTTCAGGAGGGTCACCGAATTTTAG